A genomic stretch from Chitinophagaceae bacterium includes:
- the typA gene encoding translational GTPase TypA → MMNIRNIAIIAHVDHGKTTLVDKILHATKVFRDNQDTGELIMDSNDLERERGITIFSKNAAVVYNGVKINVIDTPGHADFGGEVERVLKMADGVILLVDAFEGPMPQTRFVLQKALHLNLKPIVVINKVDKPNCRPDEVHDAVFELFFNLDATEEQLDFPTFYGSGKNGWFNDSLTEIDNIFPLLDGIIKYVPAPKVAEGPLQMQLTSLDYSSFLGRIAIGKVSRGVIKENQQVALMQADGTIRKLKVKELYVFEGMGKKKVTEVIAGDLCAVVGIEDFNIGDTIADAETPEALPVISVDEPTMNMLFSVNNSPFFGKDGKFVTSRHLRDRLMKETEKNLALRVTDSEDGDSLMVYGRGILHLGILIETMRREGYELTVGQPQVITKEVDGKKCEPYEILVVDVPQEFASKVIDLVTRRKGEMLIMETKGEMQHLEFEIPSRGLIGLRTQMLTATTGEAVMAHRFNEYKPWKGNIPGRNNGVLISKNTAKTTGYSIDKLQDRGTFFVDPAEEVYAGQIIAENIKPGDLIVNATEPKKLTNHRASGTDDATRMAPKTLMTLEECMEYIKFDECIEVTPNNIRMRKVILDEDERKKQSKSMSAQMS, encoded by the coding sequence ATTATGAATATTCGCAACATAGCAATTATTGCTCACGTAGATCATGGGAAAACAACCCTGGTAGATAAAATCTTACACGCTACCAAGGTGTTTCGTGATAATCAGGATACCGGCGAACTGATTATGGACAGCAACGATCTCGAAAGAGAACGTGGCATTACCATCTTTTCAAAAAACGCAGCCGTAGTATATAATGGTGTAAAAATTAACGTAATCGATACTCCCGGTCACGCCGATTTTGGTGGTGAGGTGGAACGTGTGTTGAAAATGGCCGATGGGGTGATCCTGCTGGTTGATGCGTTTGAAGGACCAATGCCTCAAACACGTTTTGTGTTGCAGAAAGCGTTGCATTTAAACCTGAAACCAATTGTGGTGATCAACAAAGTTGATAAACCCAACTGCCGTCCTGATGAAGTACATGATGCAGTATTCGAACTCTTCTTTAACCTTGATGCAACAGAAGAGCAGCTCGACTTTCCTACATTTTACGGTAGCGGTAAGAATGGCTGGTTCAATGATTCATTAACTGAAATTGATAATATCTTCCCTTTACTTGATGGCATCATCAAATATGTACCTGCTCCGAAAGTAGCTGAAGGTCCGTTACAGATGCAGTTAACATCACTTGATTATTCTTCCTTCCTCGGTCGTATTGCAATTGGCAAAGTAAGCCGTGGTGTAATTAAAGAAAATCAGCAGGTGGCATTGATGCAGGCCGATGGAACAATCAGGAAACTGAAAGTGAAAGAGCTGTATGTGTTTGAAGGAATGGGTAAGAAAAAAGTAACCGAAGTAATAGCCGGTGATCTTTGCGCCGTGGTCGGTATCGAAGATTTTAATATCGGTGATACGATCGCTGATGCAGAAACACCCGAAGCACTACCGGTGATCAGTGTGGATGAACCAACAATGAACATGCTGTTCAGCGTAAACAACTCTCCGTTCTTTGGTAAAGACGGAAAATTTGTAACCAGTCGCCATTTGCGTGACAGGTTAATGAAAGAAACTGAAAAGAATCTTGCACTCCGTGTAACTGATAGTGAAGATGGTGATAGCTTGATGGTGTATGGCCGTGGTATCCTTCACCTTGGTATCTTAATTGAAACCATGCGCAGGGAAGGATATGAATTAACTGTTGGTCAGCCGCAGGTAATTACCAAAGAAGTAGATGGTAAGAAATGTGAGCCTTATGAAATACTGGTGGTAGATGTACCGCAGGAATTTGCAAGTAAAGTAATTGATCTTGTTACACGCCGTAAAGGTGAAATGCTGATCATGGAAACTAAAGGCGAAATGCAGCATTTGGAATTTGAAATTCCTTCAAGAGGTTTGATTGGTTTGCGTACACAGATGCTTACTGCCACAACAGGTGAAGCAGTAATGGCACACCGTTTCAATGAATACAAACCATGGAAAGGAAATATACCCGGAAGAAATAATGGAGTGTTGATTTCAAAAAACACTGCGAAAACAACCGGTTACTCTATTGATAAATTACAGGACCGTGGTACTTTCTTTGTTGATCCTGCTGAAGAAGTTTATGCAGGACAGATCATTGCAGAAAATATTAAACCGGGTGATCTGATTGTAAACGCAACAGAACCAAAGAAATTAACCAACCATCGTGCAAGCGGAACAGATGATGCAACACGTATGGCTCCAAAAACTTTGATGACGCTTGAAGAGTGTATGGAGTACATTAAGTTTGATGAGTGTATTGAAGTTACGCCTAACAATATCCGTATGCGTAAAGTGATATTGGATGAAGATGAAAGAAAGAAACAATCGAAATCAATGAGTGCGCAAATGTCGTAA